One region of Zingiber officinale cultivar Zhangliang chromosome 7B, Zo_v1.1, whole genome shotgun sequence genomic DNA includes:
- the LOC122003737 gene encoding uncharacterized protein LOC122003737, which translates to MTCNGIIVWSLVPCRSYGNTFRFDLENTIQKLPNNIFENSYPMREFDLQKRIYSFFYKVAEFSLLGLAAGTIQGAITKDFAAKKEGRLSVTIPSASSNALGYGAF; encoded by the exons ATGACTTGTAATGGAATAATTGTTTGGTCCCTTGTACCTTGTCGTTCATATGGGAATACATTCCGCTTTGACTTGGAAAATACAATTCAGAAACTTCCCAATAATATTTTTGAGAATAGCTATCCTATGAGAGAATTTGACTTGCAGAAGAGAATTTACTCTTTCTTCTACAAAGTAGCAGAATTTTCTTTACTGGGACTAGCTGCAGGGACAATTCAAGGTGCTATAACAAAAGATTTTGCTGCCAAGAAGGAGGGAAG GTTATCAGTGACAATTCCTTCTGCAAGTAGCAATGCTCTTGGTTATGGTGCTTTTTAG